From one Nodosilinea sp. PGN35 genomic stretch:
- a CDS encoding Pr6Pr family membrane protein, which yields MLRSSRLRRFATLSALAGWFALGAQFYLSVQLGIANGSGVLGGVVAYFSYFTILTNLLAAIALTAAALGDRAALPWLDLFRRPGAVTAITASIVVVGSVYFVILRHIWEPQGLQLVVDVLLHYVMPPLFLVYWWWAVPKRVLRPSAIVRWMAYPLGYALYALVLGAVRGRYPYPFIDVIALGYPRVLINSAVLLAGFALLCWGLILLGRLDQRRAPGFG from the coding sequence ATGCTGCGTTCTTCTAGGCTGCGACGCTTTGCTACTCTGTCGGCCCTGGCGGGCTGGTTTGCCCTGGGGGCGCAATTTTATCTGTCGGTGCAGCTGGGTATAGCCAACGGCAGCGGCGTGCTGGGGGGCGTCGTGGCCTACTTCAGCTATTTCACCATTTTGACCAATTTGCTGGCGGCGATCGCCCTCACCGCCGCCGCCCTGGGCGATCGGGCTGCTCTCCCGTGGCTGGACTTGTTTCGCCGCCCCGGTGCTGTCACCGCCATCACCGCCAGCATTGTGGTGGTGGGCAGCGTTTACTTCGTCATCTTGCGCCACATCTGGGAGCCCCAGGGGTTGCAGCTGGTGGTCGATGTGCTGCTGCACTACGTCATGCCGCCGCTCTTTTTGGTCTACTGGTGGTGGGCCGTGCCCAAACGGGTGCTGCGGCCCAGCGCCATCGTCCGCTGGATGGCCTACCCGCTGGGCTACGCCCTCTACGCCCTGGTGCTGGGGGCAGTGCGGGGCCGCTACCCCTACCCGTTCATCGATGTCATTGCCCTGGGCTACCCGCGCGTGCTGATCAACTCTGCGGTTCTGCTGGCGGGCTTTGCCCTGCTCTGTTGGGGGCTGATTCTGCTGGGGCGACTCGACCAGCGCCGCGCCCCTGGCTTTGGCTAA
- a CDS encoding pentapeptide repeat-containing protein, whose translation MDIAALRSGQLRHLAGADLEDEDLSGADLAGVYLAGATLVGANLSRTSLAKAHLEGANLMGASLVGADLRANLWGANLMQCDMTGADLRGANLRGANLMGARLGGVSLAGAFLSGCNLMGVNLQGVDLRGADLRGANLSDTNLKGADLSQTDLQGARLDNANLEEADLRQANLSGASLGGANLLCADLSSSQLNGVSLTGACLIGTHLDQ comes from the coding sequence ATAGATATTGCCGCCCTGCGATCGGGCCAGCTCCGTCACCTGGCCGGGGCTGACCTGGAAGATGAAGACCTCTCTGGGGCTGACCTGGCCGGGGTTTACCTGGCCGGGGCAACCCTGGTAGGTGCCAACCTCAGCCGGACATCCCTGGCCAAAGCTCACCTAGAGGGGGCAAACCTAATGGGGGCCAGCCTGGTCGGTGCCGACCTGCGCGCCAATCTGTGGGGTGCAAACCTGATGCAGTGCGATATGACTGGAGCCGACCTGCGAGGGGCGAACCTGCGGGGCGCGAACCTGATGGGGGCACGCCTGGGGGGAGTCAGCCTGGCCGGGGCGTTTTTGAGTGGCTGCAACCTGATGGGGGTCAACCTGCAAGGGGTTGACCTGCGGGGGGCCGACCTGCGGGGGGCGAATCTTAGCGACACCAACCTGAAGGGGGCCGACCTCTCCCAGACCGACTTGCAGGGGGCGCGGCTTGACAATGCGAATTTAGAAGAAGCCGATCTGCGCCAGGCCAATCTGTCGGGAGCCTCCCTGGGGGGTGCCAATCTGCTCTGCGCTGACCTCTCAAGCAGCCAGCTCAATGGCGTCAGCCTGACTGGAGCCTGCCTGATTGGCACCCATCTTGACCAGTAG
- a CDS encoding SDR family oxidoreductase: protein MGTDPQATFGQVATQLPVQRLSRATDVAQAVIFLMASPTVTGEVVHVDGGHRLV, encoded by the coding sequence TTGGGCACTGACCCCCAGGCCACGTTTGGCCAGGTGGCCACCCAACTGCCGGTACAGCGCCTTTCGAGGGCTACCGATGTGGCCCAGGCCGTGATCTTTCTCATGGCCAGCCCCACGGTGACCGGGGAGGTGGTGCACGTAGACGGCGGCCATCGTCTGGTCTGA
- a CDS encoding TetR/AcrR family transcriptional regulator, translated as MVRQREFDTDAVLAVAMDLFWQRGYANTSMKDIVQATGVQPGSLYAAFGDKEKLFQQAFKKYTQDFFFASMPRRCPPLVCIQQWFEHLAKAMASDPGQRGCLLINTAMERASHSPTTMAVVTSRLDDIELFFRQNLAQAQQEGDLSASFEVETQAKALLGLVVGMLAVARMGRDAQTLNSIASGAIALLRPATK; from the coding sequence ATGGTGCGGCAGCGGGAGTTCGATACAGATGCGGTGTTGGCTGTCGCCATGGATCTGTTCTGGCAGCGCGGCTACGCCAACACCTCTATGAAGGACATTGTGCAGGCCACTGGTGTTCAGCCGGGCAGCCTCTACGCCGCCTTTGGCGACAAAGAAAAGCTCTTCCAGCAGGCATTTAAGAAATACACACAGGACTTCTTTTTTGCTTCTATGCCGCGCCGCTGCCCGCCTTTGGTGTGCATTCAGCAGTGGTTTGAGCATCTGGCCAAGGCGATGGCCAGCGACCCAGGACAGCGGGGCTGCCTGCTCATCAACACCGCTATGGAGCGCGCCTCGCACTCGCCGACGACCATGGCGGTGGTGACAAGCCGCCTCGACGACATCGAACTGTTCTTTCGTCAAAATCTCGCCCAGGCCCAGCAGGAGGGGGATCTGTCGGCCTCCTTTGAGGTAGAAACCCAGGCCAAGGCGCTGCTGGGTCTGGTGGTGGGCATGCTGGCGGTGGCCCGCATGGGCAGGGATGCCCAAACGCTCAACAGCATTGCCTCTGGGGCGATCGCCCTGCTCCGCCCTGCGACAAAATAG
- a CDS encoding DUF3352 domain-containing protein → MKFPSFIRPLAIVAGLVLVLGLGLLGRLTLNTPLYLIERGGQAQPLALQFVPKQSPVVASVLVRPDRLASLWEYLAAPRLRQEARRDQELIEQALLANTGLSYSRDLQPWLGEEVTAAMVTPDLDQDPSNGTTPGYLVALACNDSAAAQAALELYWQNRAIAGDALTFEEFSGNRLIYARRATPPGPQAETALATALVANRYLLAANHPDVLRQALTAAQSTDLNLQSDRRYKTALRELPPQRVGLLALNLPNVSQWLNPESAVDGALINLGELGDADDQVGWGLMSWQITREGLVGHTALLAAQGHRLHPQRAKTTDWESVVPYLPDSLAVTAVGVDLATLGQRLNPLLALVSPAGEGSFPLAQLIDKALGQGAMALLEAGVDRAYGVGLGTAATGAPDWLVVAPQSDTLTAALDGITALAQERGLGVGSLDLRGTPAIAWTRLALPKRGAQPLQVVAEVAGLHAQVDRYEALAASPATLDAVLHPAAVPRPRPAWWSQVAQMPGPSTGYTHIDWPQIQAGLAARLPRWRLWSTAAQPALRHLRQITLVSGDRSDAMQTGSILVQLSNQP, encoded by the coding sequence ATGAAGTTTCCCTCGTTTATTCGTCCCCTCGCCATTGTCGCTGGGCTGGTGCTGGTGCTGGGTCTAGGTCTGCTGGGGCGGTTGACCCTCAACACGCCCCTCTACCTGATTGAGCGCGGGGGGCAGGCGCAGCCGCTGGCGCTTCAGTTTGTGCCCAAGCAGTCGCCCGTGGTTGCCTCGGTGCTGGTGCGCCCCGATCGCCTCGCCAGCCTGTGGGAATATCTGGCCGCCCCCCGCCTGCGCCAGGAGGCCCGCCGCGACCAGGAACTGATCGAGCAGGCGCTGTTGGCCAACACCGGTCTCAGCTACAGCCGCGACCTTCAGCCCTGGCTGGGGGAGGAGGTGACCGCCGCCATGGTCACCCCCGACCTCGACCAAGACCCCAGCAACGGCACCACCCCTGGCTATCTGGTGGCTCTGGCCTGCAACGACAGCGCGGCGGCCCAGGCGGCCCTGGAGCTGTACTGGCAAAACCGCGCGATCGCAGGCGACGCTCTCACCTTTGAAGAATTTTCGGGCAACCGGCTGATCTACGCCCGGCGGGCAACTCCCCCAGGCCCCCAGGCAGAAACCGCCCTGGCCACGGCCCTAGTGGCCAACCGCTACCTGCTGGCCGCCAACCACCCCGACGTGCTGCGCCAGGCGCTGACCGCCGCCCAGTCTACCGACCTCAATCTGCAGAGCGATCGCCGCTACAAAACCGCCCTGCGAGAGCTGCCCCCTCAGCGGGTGGGGCTGCTAGCGCTGAACCTGCCTAACGTCAGCCAGTGGCTCAACCCCGAGAGCGCGGTTGACGGGGCGTTGATCAACCTTGGGGAACTGGGGGACGCCGACGACCAGGTGGGCTGGGGGCTGATGTCGTGGCAGATCACCCGCGAGGGTCTGGTGGGCCACACGGCGCTGCTGGCCGCCCAGGGGCATCGCCTCCACCCCCAGCGGGCTAAAACCACCGACTGGGAGAGCGTAGTGCCCTACCTGCCAGACTCGCTGGCGGTGACGGCGGTCGGCGTCGACCTGGCCACCCTGGGGCAGCGGCTCAACCCGCTGCTGGCCCTGGTTTCCCCCGCGGGCGAGGGCAGTTTTCCGCTGGCCCAGCTGATCGACAAAGCCCTGGGGCAGGGCGCTATGGCGCTGCTGGAGGCTGGAGTCGATCGCGCCTACGGGGTGGGCTTGGGAACGGCGGCAACCGGCGCTCCCGACTGGCTGGTGGTGGCTCCCCAGAGCGACACCCTGACCGCCGCCCTCGATGGCATTACGGCCCTGGCCCAGGAGCGGGGCTTGGGGGTTGGCAGCCTTGACCTGCGGGGCACTCCGGCGATCGCCTGGACTCGCCTGGCCCTGCCCAAGCGAGGGGCGCAGCCTTTGCAGGTGGTGGCCGAGGTGGCGGGGCTGCACGCCCAGGTCGATCGGTACGAGGCCCTGGCCGCCTCCCCCGCCACGCTGGATGCCGTCCTTCACCCGGCGGCGGTTCCCCGCCCGCGCCCGGCTTGGTGGTCGCAGGTGGCCCAGATGCCCGGCCCCAGCACCGGTTATACTCACATCGATTGGCCGCAGATTCAGGCCGGTTTAGCCGCTCGGCTGCCCCGGTGGCGGCTGTGGAGCACGGCGGCCCAGCCTGCCCTCAGGCATCTGCGGCAGATCACGCTGGTCAGTGGCGATCGCAGCGATGCGATGCAGACCGGCAGCATTCTGGTGCAGCTCAGCAACCAACCGTGA